Proteins encoded by one window of Acidimicrobiales bacterium:
- the hisC gene encoding histidinol-phosphate transaminase yields MAKRPTSRPDVVALEGYHSPQMDVAVRLNTNESPLPPPAEFADALAEATRAIGWNRYPDRGAGRLRTALAERYGVGADQVFAANGSNEVIQSLLMAYGGSGRSVAVFEPTYAMYAQIARFTGTRVVRARRDSDFALAPTVVADLLDAECPDLVVLCSPNNPTGTLDPGNLVSEVVEAAGSYGGLVVVDEAYGQFAPHSAVDLLDNDRNLVVSRTFSKTWAMAGARIGYLLAPSWCVAELEKVALPYHLDAFKQVAGELALAHGPAMDQRISVLVSERERMSTALEALPVTAWPSAANFILFRPEARPGREVWQDLVNRSVLVRDFTTMEGVEGCLRVTIGTSDENDRFLNALREALS; encoded by the coding sequence CGGCCTGATGTAGTCGCCCTAGAGGGCTATCACTCACCCCAGATGGACGTCGCGGTCCGTCTTAACACCAACGAGTCCCCGCTTCCGCCCCCGGCGGAGTTCGCCGACGCGTTGGCCGAGGCGACGCGGGCCATCGGCTGGAACCGCTACCCGGACCGTGGTGCCGGACGGCTTCGGACTGCCCTAGCCGAACGTTACGGCGTCGGTGCCGACCAGGTGTTCGCCGCCAACGGCTCCAACGAAGTGATCCAGAGCCTCCTCATGGCTTACGGCGGGTCCGGTCGGTCAGTAGCCGTCTTCGAACCCACCTACGCCATGTACGCGCAGATTGCACGGTTTACCGGCACCCGAGTGGTTCGAGCCCGTCGGGATTCTGACTTCGCCCTGGCCCCGACCGTTGTGGCCGACCTGCTTGACGCCGAGTGCCCCGACCTAGTGGTCCTCTGCTCGCCAAACAATCCGACGGGAACCCTCGACCCGGGGAATCTCGTATCCGAGGTTGTGGAGGCGGCCGGCTCCTACGGTGGCTTGGTGGTGGTGGACGAGGCCTACGGACAGTTCGCTCCGCACAGTGCCGTGGACCTGCTCGACAACGACCGGAACCTCGTGGTGAGTCGGACCTTCTCCAAGACCTGGGCCATGGCTGGAGCCCGGATCGGGTACCTACTGGCACCGTCGTGGTGCGTGGCCGAGTTGGAGAAGGTGGCCCTGCCTTACCATCTAGACGCCTTCAAACAGGTTGCCGGGGAGCTAGCGCTGGCCCACGGTCCGGCAATGGACCAGCGCATCTCGGTCCTGGTCTCCGAGCGGGAACGGATGTCTACCGCCCTGGAGGCCCTTCCTGTCACTGCCTGGCCGTCGGCAGCCAACTTCATCCTCTTTCGTCCCGAGGCCCGCCCCGGCCGGGAGGTCTGGCAGGACCTCGTCAACCGATCGGTGCTGGTCCGGGACTTCACGACCATGGAGGGCGTCGAGGGATGCCTCCGGGTCACCATCGGAACCAGCGACGAGAATGACCGGTTCCTCAACGCCCTTCGGGAGGCACTGTCATGA
- the hisB gene encoding imidazoleglycerol-phosphate dehydratase HisB, which produces MTTRSATRERSTNETSISVSINLDGGPVSASTGIPFFDHMLDQLGRHGGFGLDVHCTGDLDIDAHHTVEDVGIAVGEAFAEALGDKAGVRRFANARVPLDEALVDVALDLSGRPYLHHEVDFPGQKILGDPPFDPQLMEEFWRAFAMAARITVHLTLVRGKNTHHIVEATFKGMARALSDAVRIDGEGVPSTKGSL; this is translated from the coding sequence ATGACGACTCGATCCGCGACCCGCGAACGGTCGACCAACGAGACTTCGATCAGCGTCTCGATCAACCTGGACGGCGGCCCGGTGTCGGCGTCTACAGGGATCCCGTTCTTCGACCACATGCTCGACCAGCTGGGACGCCACGGTGGCTTCGGTCTTGACGTGCACTGCACTGGGGACCTAGACATCGACGCCCACCACACCGTGGAGGATGTGGGCATCGCGGTTGGCGAGGCCTTCGCCGAGGCCCTAGGCGACAAGGCTGGTGTTCGCCGCTTTGCCAACGCTCGGGTGCCGCTCGACGAGGCGCTGGTCGACGTGGCCCTGGACCTCTCGGGGCGCCCCTACCTACACCATGAGGTGGACTTCCCAGGCCAGAAGATCCTCGGCGATCCCCCCTTCGACCCCCAGCTGATGGAGGAGTTCTGGCGGGCCTTCGCGATGGCCGCCCGGATCACCGTGCACCTGACACTGGTTCGGGGGAAGAACACCCACCACATCGTCGAAGCCACCTTCAAGGGGATGGCCCGCGCCCTCAGCGACGCGGTGCGGATCGATGGCGAGGGAGTGCCTTCGACCAAGGGAAGTTTATGA
- the hisH gene encoding imidazole glycerol phosphate synthase subunit HisH, whose product MSGPLVAVLDYGIGNLRSAQKGLERVGADARLTDDPDLVAKADGVVLPGVGAFGRCVEALEATGLAEVAADAARAATDGGRPFLGICVGLQLLYEGSAEAPNHRGFGVLDGQVGLLVGDVKRPQMQWNRLDRIGDHPLLAGLVEDPWAYFVHSYAAPVGPDTVATCCYGSDVCAAVACDNLWACQFHPEKSGGVGLQVLANFVGSLAGVSA is encoded by the coding sequence ATGAGCGGACCGCTGGTCGCTGTCCTGGACTACGGCATTGGAAACTTGCGGTCGGCCCAGAAAGGCCTCGAACGCGTCGGCGCCGACGCCCGACTGACCGACGACCCGGACCTGGTAGCCAAGGCTGACGGAGTAGTGCTTCCCGGCGTTGGGGCCTTCGGCCGGTGCGTGGAGGCTCTGGAGGCGACCGGCCTGGCCGAGGTAGCCGCTGATGCCGCACGAGCGGCCACCGATGGTGGCCGGCCGTTCCTCGGGATTTGTGTCGGCCTCCAGTTGCTCTACGAGGGCAGCGCCGAGGCCCCTAACCACCGGGGCTTTGGCGTACTGGACGGACAGGTCGGCCTCCTGGTCGGAGACGTAAAGCGCCCCCAGATGCAGTGGAACCGATTGGACCGCATCGGTGATCACCCTCTGTTGGCGGGCCTTGTCGAGGATCCGTGGGCCTACTTCGTGCACAGCTACGCAGCACCCGTGGGTCCGGACACCGTAGCGACCTGCTGTTACGGCTCCGATGTGTGCGCTGCAGTGGCCTGCGACAACCTGTGGGCCTGCCAGTTCCACCCGGAAAAGTCCGGCGGAGTGGGCCTCCAGGTATTGGCCAACTTCGTGGGGTCCCTTGCCGGGGTCTCCGCGTGA
- the hisA gene encoding 1-(5-phosphoribosyl)-5-[(5-phosphoribosylamino)methylideneamino]imidazole-4-carboxamide isomerase, which yields MTTAPALFPAIDILGGRCVRLFQGDYEQETVYGNNPAAQARAFQDAGATWVHVVDLDAARTGDPVNRQVVAEVAAALDVPVQAGGGVRTLDDARILFDAGVSRVVMGTAAIEDPELVDQVADLGRVAVGLDIRGEEVAVRGWTEGSGLLLTDAFELFSSRWTDAFVITQIERDGTLQGPDLEGLTAALATTEIDVVASGGVGRPSDLKDLADLAVAGRRLAGVILGRALYEGTVDLATAIQTLRDC from the coding sequence GTGACGACGGCCCCCGCGCTCTTTCCCGCCATCGACATCCTGGGCGGCCGGTGCGTCCGGCTATTCCAGGGCGACTACGAGCAGGAGACGGTATACGGCAACAACCCGGCGGCCCAGGCGCGGGCCTTCCAGGACGCCGGAGCCACCTGGGTACACGTCGTGGATCTGGACGCGGCGCGGACCGGTGATCCAGTGAACCGCCAGGTGGTGGCCGAGGTGGCCGCCGCCCTGGACGTCCCGGTCCAGGCGGGAGGCGGTGTGCGCACCCTGGACGACGCACGGATCCTGTTCGACGCCGGGGTATCCCGGGTGGTGATGGGTACGGCGGCCATCGAGGATCCGGAGCTGGTGGACCAGGTGGCCGACCTGGGCAGGGTGGCGGTCGGGCTGGACATCCGGGGCGAAGAGGTGGCCGTCCGCGGGTGGACGGAGGGAAGCGGACTACTCCTGACCGACGCCTTTGAACTGTTCTCGAGCCGATGGACTGACGCCTTCGTCATCACCCAGATCGAGCGGGACGGCACCCTGCAAGGCCCCGATCTAGAAGGGCTGACAGCGGCCCTGGCGACCACTGAGATCGACGTGGTGGCCTCGGGTGGTGTGGGTCGCCCATCAGACCTAAAGGACCTTGCGGACCTGGCGGTAGCCGGCCGACGGTTGGCCGGGGTCATTCTCGGTCGGGCCTTGTATGAGGGCACGGTCGACCTGGCGACCGCTATTCAGACCTTGAGGGACTGCTGA
- the hisF gene encoding imidazole glycerol phosphate synthase subunit HisF: MQTVRVVPCLDVDAGRVVKGVNFVGMRDAGDPVELAARYDLEGADELVFLDITASSDFRDTTVDMVRRTAEEVFIPFTVGGGIRSVEDARVILRAGADKVSINTAAVDRPDLVAELAAEFGSQCVVVAVDARRSDGVNSGFEVFTHGGRTATGWDAVAWVDEVVGRKAGEVLCTSMDQDGTRDGFDVEMLRAVGAVCPVPLIASGGVGSLDHLVEGVTEGGADAVLAASIFHFGEHSVAEAKEYLAAAGVTVRPPGA, translated from the coding sequence ATGCAGACCGTCCGGGTGGTTCCGTGCCTCGACGTGGATGCTGGCCGTGTGGTCAAGGGCGTGAACTTCGTCGGCATGCGCGACGCAGGTGACCCAGTTGAGTTGGCCGCCCGGTACGACCTGGAAGGTGCCGACGAACTGGTCTTCCTCGATATCACTGCCTCCTCCGACTTCCGGGACACCACGGTTGACATGGTCCGGCGAACGGCCGAAGAGGTGTTCATCCCGTTCACCGTGGGAGGCGGCATCCGTTCGGTTGAGGACGCCCGAGTGATTCTGCGAGCTGGAGCCGACAAGGTGTCGATCAACACGGCAGCCGTGGACCGGCCGGACCTGGTGGCTGAACTGGCCGCTGAGTTCGGGAGCCAGTGCGTGGTGGTTGCCGTAGATGCCCGGCGGAGCGACGGCGTTAATAGCGGGTTCGAGGTCTTCACCCACGGGGGCCGCACGGCCACCGGGTGGGATGCCGTGGCCTGGGTGGACGAGGTGGTGGGCCGGAAGGCCGGGGAGGTGCTGTGCACCTCCATGGATCAGGACGGGACCCGTGACGGCTTTGACGTAGAGATGCTGCGGGCCGTGGGCGCCGTCTGCCCAGTCCCGTTGATCGCCAGCGGTGGGGTAGGGAGCCTCGATCACCTGGTTGAGGGGGTCACCGAAGGGGGAGCCGACGCTGTTCTGGCCGCATCAATCTTCCATTTCGGGGAACACAGCGTGGCCGAGGCCAAGGAATACCTGGCGGCTGCCGGTGTGACCGTGCGGCCCCCGGGGGCCTGA
- a CDS encoding co-chaperone GroES has translation MNDRSTTTPLSRNPVPGPSDDEGLPIKMLNDRILVCSDTEDGERRSTGGILIPATAQVGKRLAWAQVVAAGPNVRTMEVGDQVLFNPEDRYEVEVRGHDYVILRERDVHAVAAQRLEEGSTGLYL, from the coding sequence GTGAACGACAGGTCGACCACGACCCCTTTGAGCCGCAACCCGGTCCCCGGGCCCTCGGATGACGAGGGTCTCCCCATCAAGATGCTGAACGACCGAATCCTGGTCTGTTCCGACACTGAGGATGGCGAGCGGCGGTCCACCGGCGGGATCCTGATACCGGCCACTGCCCAGGTGGGCAAGCGCCTGGCTTGGGCACAAGTGGTGGCCGCCGGACCGAACGTGCGGACCATGGAGGTTGGCGACCAGGTCCTGTTCAACCCCGAGGACCGGTACGAGGTCGAGGTCCGCGGCCATGATTACGTCATCCTCCGGGAACGGGACGTCCACGCCGTGGCCGCCCAGCGTCTGGAGGAGGGCAGCACCGGCCTCTACCTCTGA
- the hisI gene encoding phosphoribosyl-AMP cyclohydrolase, with protein sequence MADASAPVSIPLPATEEQLGQVTFNDDGLVPAIIQEEHTGRILMMAWMNDASLRETMATGRTWFWSRSRQEYWCKGETSGDRQYVREAYYDCDGDTLLFVVEQEGRGACHTGEYSCFFRAFGLDDG encoded by the coding sequence ATGGCCGACGCCTCCGCCCCCGTCTCGATTCCGCTTCCTGCCACCGAGGAGCAGCTCGGACAGGTCACCTTCAACGACGACGGTCTCGTACCGGCCATCATCCAGGAGGAGCACACGGGCCGGATTCTGATGATGGCGTGGATGAACGACGCCTCCCTCCGTGAGACTATGGCCACCGGCCGAACCTGGTTCTGGAGCCGGAGTCGCCAGGAGTACTGGTGTAAGGGGGAGACCTCGGGGGACCGGCAATACGTTCGGGAGGCCTACTACGACTGCGACGGCGACACGCTCCTGTTCGTAGTCGAGCAGGAAGGGCGGGGAGCCTGCCACACCGGCGAATACAGCTGCTTCTTCCGGGCCTTCGGACTAGACGACGGCTGA
- the trpE gene encoding anthranilate synthase component I, translated as MVAPHREEFRELARGHAVVPVWRELLADLTTPVSLFARCVGDGEGFLLESVDRGETWGRWSFIGRNPSTTLTSTGGALQVDGDLPDSVRTDNGLLVALEDLLARFRSPDIEGLPPLHGGLIGYLGYDVVREVEHLPNVPNDDRGLPDGIMSVIGELVAIDHWRQRAVLLVNVVVPEGADDAALDAAYDSAVDRLETLAADGARPLNEPLMLPPHPDEEPPEVTSTMGAETYELAVEAAREHIFAGDIFQVVLSQRFDVELDAEPFDVYRVLRQVNPSPYMYFLRYENLSVVGASPEPMVQLLDGRVVSRPIAGTRRRGRTEADDRRMAAELAEDPKELAEHVMLVDLARNDVGRVVAFGTEEVEEMMTLERYSHVMHLTSQVAGDLAEGRTPIDVLRATLPAGTVSGAPKVRAMEIIDALEPVKRGPYAGVVGYFDFSGNIDTAIAIRTMLVADGIASVQAGAGIVADSIPKLEHLECQNKARALLLTIPAARRMTAARRMASSD; from the coding sequence ATGGTCGCTCCCCACCGCGAGGAGTTCCGGGAGTTGGCCCGCGGGCATGCCGTAGTGCCGGTCTGGCGGGAACTACTGGCCGACCTGACGACGCCGGTCTCATTGTTTGCCCGCTGTGTGGGCGACGGCGAGGGCTTCCTGCTGGAGAGTGTGGACCGTGGGGAGACCTGGGGACGTTGGTCGTTCATCGGTCGGAATCCGTCTACCACCCTGACCTCGACAGGGGGTGCGTTGCAGGTAGACGGCGACCTGCCCGACAGCGTCCGGACCGACAATGGACTCTTGGTGGCTCTGGAGGACCTCCTGGCCCGCTTCCGGTCGCCGGACATCGAAGGACTGCCCCCGCTCCACGGTGGGCTCATTGGCTACTTGGGCTACGACGTCGTCCGCGAGGTTGAGCACCTCCCGAACGTGCCCAACGACGACCGGGGCCTTCCCGACGGGATCATGTCGGTCATCGGCGAGTTGGTGGCCATCGACCATTGGCGCCAGCGGGCCGTGCTCCTGGTCAACGTGGTCGTCCCCGAGGGAGCCGATGACGCTGCCCTGGATGCCGCCTATGACTCCGCCGTGGACCGCCTAGAAACGTTGGCCGCCGACGGCGCCCGGCCCCTTAACGAGCCCCTCATGCTCCCCCCGCACCCCGATGAGGAGCCGCCCGAGGTCACCTCCACGATGGGAGCGGAAACCTACGAGCTGGCCGTGGAGGCGGCACGGGAGCACATCTTCGCTGGCGACATCTTCCAAGTCGTGCTTTCACAGCGGTTCGACGTGGAGCTGGACGCTGAGCCGTTCGACGTCTACCGGGTGCTCCGCCAGGTCAACCCCAGCCCGTACATGTACTTCCTCCGCTACGAGAACCTTTCGGTGGTCGGGGCCTCGCCAGAGCCGATGGTGCAGCTGTTGGACGGGCGGGTGGTCTCTCGTCCTATCGCTGGGACCCGACGCCGAGGACGAACCGAGGCCGACGACCGGCGTATGGCCGCCGAGCTGGCCGAGGATCCCAAGGAGCTGGCCGAGCACGTGATGCTGGTCGATCTGGCCCGTAACGACGTGGGACGCGTAGTGGCCTTTGGTACCGAGGAGGTTGAGGAGATGATGACGCTGGAGCGCTACAGCCACGTCATGCACCTCACCAGCCAGGTGGCCGGCGACCTGGCCGAGGGTCGGACGCCAATCGACGTGCTCCGTGCCACTTTGCCCGCCGGAACGGTCTCTGGTGCCCCCAAGGTCCGGGCTATGGAGATCATCGACGCGTTGGAGCCGGTCAAGCGAGGTCCGTATGCCGGGGTGGTGGGCTACTTCGACTTCTCCGGCAACATCGACACGGCCATTGCCATCCGCACCATGCTGGTGGCCGACGGTATCGCCTCAGTCCAGGCAGGAGCAGGGATCGTGGCCGACAGTATCCCGAAGCTGGAACACTTGGAGTGTCAGAACAAGGCCCGAGCCCTCCTTTTGACCATTCCAGCGGCACGACGGATGACGGCGGCCCGCCGGATGGCCTCCAGTGATTGA
- the trpC gene encoding indole-3-glycerol phosphate synthase TrpC — protein sequence MATYLDRILDVHRTEAAADKRILDALVERARMAPPARGFGQALLGVPEGEPAIIAEVKRRSPSRGDLAADLDPGAVAIQYAAGGAACLSVLTDSDHFGGSPEDLASAREAVSVPVLRKDFTVDARDVCDARLMGADAVLLIVAALDDLQLGDFHDLASEVGLDALVEVHDEAELERALAINARLVGVNQRDLVTFEVDTARAVRMGPLMPDGVIRVAESGIRDVADAAPLLEAGYQALLVGESVVTSSDRRGAIRGLRGLGTGE from the coding sequence GTGGCCACCTACCTGGATCGGATCCTGGACGTCCACCGCACCGAGGCGGCCGCCGACAAGAGGATCCTGGACGCTCTGGTTGAACGAGCCCGGATGGCGCCGCCTGCCCGAGGGTTCGGCCAGGCCCTCCTGGGAGTTCCGGAGGGCGAGCCGGCGATTATCGCCGAGGTCAAGCGACGGTCACCTTCCCGCGGGGACCTTGCCGCCGATCTGGATCCGGGGGCCGTGGCGATCCAGTACGCCGCTGGGGGAGCAGCCTGCCTATCCGTTCTGACCGACAGCGACCACTTCGGCGGCTCCCCAGAAGACCTTGCCTCGGCAAGGGAGGCCGTGTCGGTACCGGTCCTGCGTAAGGACTTCACCGTGGACGCCCGGGACGTCTGTGATGCCCGGCTAATGGGCGCCGACGCCGTACTGCTCATTGTGGCTGCACTTGACGATCTCCAGTTGGGGGACTTCCATGATCTGGCTAGCGAGGTGGGCCTAGATGCCCTGGTGGAGGTCCACGACGAGGCTGAATTGGAACGGGCCCTCGCTATCAACGCGCGGCTGGTTGGGGTGAACCAGCGGGACCTCGTCACGTTCGAGGTCGACACGGCCCGGGCGGTACGGATGGGACCGCTCATGCCTGACGGCGTGATCCGGGTGGCCGAGTCGGGAATCCGGGACGTGGCTGATGCCGCCCCATTGCTCGAAGCTGGCTACCAGGCGTTGCTGGTCGGGGAGTCCGTAGTGACGTCAAGTGACCGGCGTGGCGCTATCCGTGGCCTTCGGGGCCTCGGGACCGGGGAGTAG
- a CDS encoding phosphoribosylanthranilate isomerase, producing the protein MFVKICGITCAEDALLATAMGADALGFIFATSRRQVAESVVRDIVGQLPPDVLTVGVFRDRGKARVVETVNTIGLKAAQLHGRESPATCQWVAERVPMTIRALPAGSPDLQRFDEYGADLLLLDSQAPGSGEVFDWSLAEGAPSNRPMLLAGGLTPDNVASAIEEVDPYGVDVSTGVEAEPGRKDPRLLRAFMANARAAQPVRYEGDAERRPFDWQEEG; encoded by the coding sequence GTGTTTGTAAAGATTTGCGGTATTACGTGCGCTGAGGACGCTCTCTTAGCCACCGCCATGGGCGCCGACGCTTTGGGATTCATCTTCGCCACGTCCCGCCGTCAGGTGGCCGAGTCGGTAGTCCGTGACATCGTCGGTCAGCTTCCCCCAGATGTCCTAACCGTCGGCGTGTTCCGCGACCGGGGTAAGGCCCGGGTGGTCGAAACCGTCAACACCATCGGGCTGAAGGCGGCCCAACTACACGGCCGTGAGTCGCCGGCCACCTGCCAGTGGGTGGCCGAACGGGTGCCCATGACCATCCGCGCTTTACCCGCCGGCTCTCCGGACCTCCAACGGTTTGACGAATATGGAGCCGACCTCCTCCTACTGGATTCCCAGGCGCCCGGTTCTGGCGAGGTTTTTGACTGGTCCCTGGCCGAGGGTGCCCCCTCGAACCGACCGATGCTTTTGGCCGGAGGCCTGACGCCTGACAACGTGGCTTCGGCAATCGAGGAGGTGGACCCGTACGGAGTCGACGTCTCGACCGGGGTGGAGGCTGAACCGGGGAGGAAGGACCCACGGCTCCTCCGGGCCTTCATGGCCAACGCGAGGGCAGCGCAACCCGTCCGCTACGAGGGTGATGCCGAGCGTCGCCCATTCGACTGGCAGGAAGAGGGATGA
- the trpB gene encoding tryptophan synthase subunit beta, with protein MTLSEPSPEGRFGQFGGRYVPETLIPAVLELEAAFRDAWADPSFRAALDALLADYAGRPSPMTECHNLSAELGCRLLLKREDLNHTGSHKINNVLGQALLAQRMGKTRLLAETGAGQHGVAAATAAALLGMECCVYMGEVDVRRQELNVFRMRLLGAEVRTALSGSRTLKDAVNEAMRDWVATVEESHYCLGSVMGPHPYPWMVRTFHEVLGQEAREQSEALLGAPPDVVVACVGGGSNAIGIFSGFADADTELVGVEPAGGAAVGRGVPGVVHGMESYLMQDEAGQVLEAESISAGLDYPGVGPEHSYLASIGRARYEAVTDDEVVEAFQLLSRHEGIIPALEPAHALAWVSRERASLAGKSVVLNLSGRGDKDVAQMMDILG; from the coding sequence GTGACCCTTTCCGAACCGAGCCCCGAGGGACGCTTCGGCCAGTTCGGAGGCCGGTACGTCCCGGAGACCCTGATTCCGGCCGTCCTGGAACTAGAAGCGGCCTTCCGCGATGCGTGGGCCGATCCGTCGTTCCGGGCTGCCCTAGACGCCCTCTTGGCGGACTACGCCGGTCGACCCTCGCCCATGACGGAGTGCCACAACCTTTCGGCCGAACTGGGTTGCCGTCTGCTGCTCAAGCGTGAGGACCTCAACCACACGGGATCCCACAAGATCAACAACGTGCTGGGCCAGGCGCTCCTGGCCCAACGGATGGGCAAGACCCGGCTCCTGGCCGAGACAGGTGCCGGCCAGCACGGGGTTGCTGCAGCCACCGCCGCGGCCCTGCTGGGCATGGAGTGCTGCGTGTACATGGGTGAGGTCGACGTCAGGCGCCAGGAGCTCAACGTGTTTCGGATGAGGCTGCTGGGAGCCGAGGTCCGTACTGCGTTATCGGGCAGCCGAACCCTGAAAGACGCCGTGAACGAAGCCATGCGGGACTGGGTGGCCACCGTGGAGGAGTCGCATTACTGCCTGGGCTCGGTGATGGGCCCCCACCCGTATCCGTGGATGGTCCGTACCTTCCACGAGGTACTGGGCCAAGAGGCCCGCGAGCAAAGCGAGGCTCTGCTGGGTGCCCCTCCGGACGTTGTGGTGGCGTGCGTGGGCGGCGGTTCCAACGCCATCGGGATCTTTTCAGGCTTCGCTGACGCCGACACCGAGCTGGTGGGGGTGGAGCCGGCCGGCGGGGCGGCCGTCGGGCGAGGGGTCCCGGGTGTGGTCCACGGCATGGAGTCGTACCTGATGCAGGACGAGGCCGGCCAGGTGTTGGAGGCCGAGTCCATCAGCGCAGGGCTGGACTACCCGGGAGTGGGACCCGAGCACAGTTACCTGGCGTCCATCGGTCGGGCCCGGTACGAGGCGGTGACCGACGACGAAGTGGTGGAAGCCTTCCAGCTTCTGAGCCGACATGAGGGCATCATCCCCGCCCTAGAACCGGCCCATGCCCTGGCCTGGGTGTCCCGGGAACGGGCGTCACTCGCCGGGAAGTCGGTGGTACTGAACCTCTCGGGCCGAGGCGACAAGGACGTGGCCCAGATGATGGACATCCTGGGATGA
- the trpA gene encoding tryptophan synthase subunit alpha yields the protein MSSGRPPGPVEAALRDRRDAGGKCLVAYATGGLGEDWLDTVRAIAAAGADAIEIGVPFSDPVMDGPTIQAANDRALEDGATPVGILDALRGADVGAPLAVMTYYNIVHRMGLKRFATTLVDSGVSGCILPDLPLEEAGAWLNVAEEAGVEPILLAAPTAPDERLPRICERSRGFVYGVGLLGVTGVRAELAASAVEIATRLKPLTDLPVLVGVGVGTPEQAVEAASHGDGVVIGSAVVQRMLDGAGPERVGELVAAFRSALDAS from the coding sequence ATGAGCTCCGGGCGACCCCCGGGGCCGGTAGAGGCCGCGCTGCGGGACCGCCGGGATGCTGGCGGCAAGTGTCTAGTGGCCTATGCGACGGGCGGCCTGGGCGAGGACTGGCTTGACACGGTCCGGGCCATTGCCGCGGCAGGCGCCGATGCCATCGAGATCGGGGTGCCCTTCTCGGATCCGGTGATGGACGGGCCTACCATCCAGGCGGCCAACGACCGTGCGCTAGAGGATGGCGCTACCCCCGTGGGGATCTTGGATGCCCTCCGCGGTGCCGACGTCGGGGCGCCGTTGGCGGTGATGACGTACTACAACATCGTCCACCGTATGGGCCTAAAGCGGTTCGCCACCACCTTGGTGGATTCGGGCGTCTCAGGATGCATCCTCCCGGACCTTCCCCTGGAGGAGGCTGGAGCGTGGCTGAACGTGGCCGAGGAGGCGGGGGTTGAACCGATTCTGCTGGCTGCTCCTACGGCACCCGACGAGCGGCTACCTCGGATCTGTGAACGCTCTCGGGGGTTTGTCTACGGCGTCGGCCTGCTCGGCGTGACCGGTGTCCGGGCCGAGTTGGCGGCCAGCGCGGTGGAGATCGCGACCCGTCTCAAGCCGTTGACCGACCTCCCGGTACTGGTCGGCGTGGGTGTGGGAACCCCGGAACAGGCCGTGGAGGCCGCCAGTCACGGTGATGGCGTGGTGATCGGATCGGCTGTCGTCCAGCGGATGCTGGACGGTGCCGGTCCGGAGCGGGTCGGTGAACTAGTGGCCGCGTTCCGGAGCGCTCTGGATGCCTCGTGA
- a CDS encoding globin, with protein MNVPLGGEHPWVDATGRRADTLYDLVGPEWFVALVDRFYDDVATSPVLRPLYPDDLEGPRHRLAGFLQQYWGGPAEYSAERGHPRLRIRHAPFRIGEAEREAWLLSMAAALVGGGLTASAEAELMEYFAGASSHLVNHPS; from the coding sequence GTGAACGTCCCACTAGGAGGGGAACATCCCTGGGTTGACGCCACCGGGCGGAGGGCCGACACCCTGTACGACTTGGTGGGGCCGGAATGGTTCGTGGCTCTGGTCGATCGATTCTATGACGACGTGGCCACCAGCCCGGTCCTGCGGCCGCTTTACCCGGACGACCTAGAGGGTCCGCGTCACCGACTGGCCGGCTTCCTGCAGCAGTACTGGGGAGGACCCGCCGAGTACAGCGCCGAACGAGGTCATCCCCGGCTGCGGATACGTCACGCACCGTTTCGGATCGGGGAGGCCGAGCGCGAAGCTTGGCTTCTGTCTATGGCGGCTGCCCTAGTCGGTGGAGGTCTAACAGCGTCCGCCGAGGCTGAACTGATGGAGTACTTCGCAGGGGCGAGCAGCCATCTGGTGAACCACCCGTCCTGA
- a CDS encoding HU family DNA-binding protein: MNKSDLIAAMADRAGVSNKDAGGCLDAFFDVVAGEVAAGGDKVSIPGWLSFEQVTRAARMGRNPRTGESIHVPATKACKVSVGSKLKAAAKSGGSAEAEEPEEAAEAAPESPSW, encoded by the coding sequence ATGAATAAGAGCGATCTGATCGCGGCGATGGCGGATAGAGCTGGTGTGTCCAACAAGGACGCCGGTGGCTGCCTAGACGCGTTTTTTGACGTAGTAGCCGGCGAGGTGGCGGCCGGGGGCGACAAAGTGTCGATTCCGGGATGGCTCTCGTTTGAACAGGTGACTCGGGCGGCCCGAATGGGCCGGAACCCTCGCACTGGCGAGTCCATTCATGTGCCGGCTACCAAGGCCTGCAAAGTGTCTGTGGGTTCGAAACTAAAGGCAGCCGCCAAGAGCGGCGGCTCAGCCGAGGCCGAAGAGCCCGAAGAGGCAGCAGAGGCCGCACCGGAGTCGCCCAGCTGGTGA